The Sphingopyxis sp. BE259 nucleotide sequence ATTGCCGAGCAGCCCACTGACGTCCGTGTCTATGATGCCGAGCTCGCGCGGATCGAGGCCGAACTGCGCGAAGCCTATCACGCTTGGACCCAAGGCCAGGGCTGATCGCTCATCGCGGAGGTGGAGGGCGCATCTGGCCGCCCAAAGCCGTCCTATCTTCCCAGGCCTGCCGCACCATTGCATCGCAGATCAAGTCGCGCGGAACCTCGCCTTTACGAACGAGAGCTGCCATTCGCTCGCGAGCCTCGAACGTCGTATTCTGGTCGGCTACCGCCAGCCCGATCGGCAGCAGAAGGGACTTAGCGGCCATCCGCAGCCCAAGGGCGAAAGTCAGCTTCCGGCAGTAGCGGATGTGCGACGGCTAAGGTCAACTCGGTCCTAAAAATGCAGCATCCATAAAACGGTGAACGTCCTGCGCGAACAGCCAAACTCTCGCACTGCGCGCGAACCTCAAGCTATCCAAGCATCAGAAAGATCTGCGACCCTTTGACCTATGCTTAGCTGACGTTAACATCGGCGCCTTAATCCGCTGAGCCATTCGCTTAGCAGCAATCGAGGGTTCGTTTGGGAAGGTTGATTTCACCGCCTTTGGTCGATTTGCCGAAGCTGCGACAGCCGCTGACGGCTGGCGAGAGCATGGTGCTGGAAATGTTTGATCAAACGCTCGATCCCGAGTGGGAAATCTACGTCCAGCCCCATCTCAACGGCCTGCGGCCGGATTTCGTCCTCTTGCATCCAAGGGTTGGAATTGCGGTCTTCGAGGTGAAGGACTGGAATCTTGATGCGATGGACTATTTCGTTCGTAAAGGAACGAAACGTCCGGAGTTATGGGCTAGGCGGGACGGTAAGGAGTTCTCCCGCCAATCCGAGAATCCCTTTCCAAAGGTTGAATATTACAGAGAAGCCATATACAATCTTTACTGCCCCAGGCTCCCTAAGGACAAAGGCTTCGGCGCTATTACGGCGGGCGTTATATTCCCATTCGCTAGCATTAATCGCCTGCGTTCTCTCTTCTCCCCTTTTTTGCAACACGGTGAGCTGGAAGCTGCGGCGAAATATACCCCCTTGAGCGGTGTAGAGGAGGTCGCAAATGGGCTGATCTCTCAGGTTTTCCCGGAATCTGCGCGCAAATCGTCGATGCTGATGCGTCCTGAGCTCGCCGACGATCTTCGGGGTTGGCTCATGGAACCAGATTTCTCAGCGACACAACGCCGTCCCCTCGAAATGAACGCTAGCCAGCAGCAGTTCGCTGGCTCCAGAACCGAGAGTGGATTTAGGCGGATAAAGGGTCCGGCGGGATCAGGGAAATCACTGGTTTTGGCTGCGCGCGCCGCCCGACTTGCCGATGAAGGCAAGACAGTCCTCGTAGCGACTTTTAACATCACGCTATGGCATTACCTGCGAGACTTGGTCGTTCGTGAGCTGAAATCTGGATCCAGTTATCGGAATATTGTTTTCGTCAACTTTCACAGTTGGTGCAGGGACGTTTGCGAGACCGTGGGGTGGTCCGAACCCTACGACGAACTCTGGAAATCTGGTGATCCTGTCTCGGTAATGGAGACAGCCCTCCCGGAACTGGTAGGGCAATCGGCCGCTGAATCAGCGGCCCCGAGCTATGACGCCATACTTGTCGATGAGGGACAAGATTACCGTCCCCTTTGGTGGAGCACACTGCGCACGTTTCTGAAGCCTGGCGGCGAGATGCTCATGGCGGCAGACGCGACACAGGACATTTACGGGACTGCTGGAGCATGGACTGACGATGTTATGGCGGGAGCTGGCTTCAGAGGTGCGTGGGCTAATCTGGATGTTAGCTACCGGCTGCCCGTATCCGCAGTGCCGCTAATTCGAGACTTCGCTGAGCGCTTCCTTCCGGATACGGAGATCAACCTACCGCTTCCACAGCAAGCCTCGTTCGAACTCGCACCTTGTCGGCTACGATGGGTACAATGCGCGACTGAAAACTCGGTCACCGCCTGCGTCGAAGAACTGCTGCGCATGATGCATTTCACCGGCGAGGGTAGCTTCGCCAATGCGGATATTACCTTCCTTGCGTCCGACACAGCAAGCGGGAGCGAGGTAGTTGATGAGCTAGAATCACACGGCATCAGAAGCGTGTCCACCTTTGCGCAAGACACGCAAGAGCGGAGGCGCCAGAAAGTTGGCTTCTACATGGGTGACGCGCGCATAAAGGCGACGACACTTCACAGCTTTAAGGGCTGGGAATCCCCGTTGCTGGTCATACAGGCTGGAGCTTCGATCGATGCTGGAAGCCGAGCACTCATATATACCGGCCTTACGCGGCTCAAGAATACGATCGCGGGCAGTCGACTTACGATCGTAAGCTCGTCACCAGACTTCCTGGATTTCGGGAGAACGTGGCCCAATTTCCATGACGTTTCAGCCGAAGGCAAGACCGGTTTCGGCGTGAGCGGACGCTGATGCGACGGTCGCAGGATGGCTTGAACTGGTCGCCTGCTGTCGATCAGAGAACTGGCGAAAAATGGGACATAGCCGTCAATCGAGCCAGAAAACTCGAACGTCCGTGCCTCCAACACCCGACGTTCAAGGCTGATGCAGGCAGGAGATGAGATCATCGCAGGCGGCATAATAATATTGACCCGGCTCCGAGGTCATTTTTGGCTTGTAGAGCGCTGAAGGCCAAGCGTCCTTCCTCTGGCACTCTTTAAACATGAGCGAATGGAACAGGTCGCTGTCCATGTAGATTTCCATGCGAGGATGGGTCCCCGCCTTGATGGCCTTGCGCGCAGCCGCTTCGATCAGCGAGATTTGCGCGAAGGGAAGCCCCAGGCTGTTGAGCGAGATGTGGTTCTGCGCTTTCGAGATATGGAGCAACGGGTCGTCATAATATTCGTTCGACCCTTGCGCGAACACCCCATAGATTTCGAGGCCCAACGCGTCCCGGTACAGCGTCTGCAACTGCCGGAAGAGAATGAAGAGGTTCTCCATAGTGGAAGACCGTCTGCTCGCTAACTTTCACGTACAATTTGACGGTTCCTTTCCTGATATTGAAGCCCAAGCGCGGATTTTTGCCACTTGCATTGCACGTAGCCAATATTGACCCGACTCGGGCGCCCGCCGGTCATTCCGGCGGGAACCCAACATTAATCGGCCGGAATCCAAATGATGGCGAACTGATCGCCGTCCTCAGTTCCAGCGGTATGAACAAGGTTTGCGTGAAGCTGTCGTGGTTCGAACCCAAGCAAGACACGCGTGGAGCGATATTTCGACCGATGCGACGGCGAGGCAAAATGCAGTCGATCAACGCTGCGGTGCTTAAAGCTTCTGCTCTTCTTCTCGCCGCCGCAGCTCCCGCTCGACCGCCTCGCGAATAAACTTCGCAAGCTGACGGTTTCCGACCTGCGCTTCGATCCGGCGGATCGTGTCTACAGATAGCCGGATGGTCGTGGCTTTCATTCCGAGCGGCGGGCGTCCCATGCCGTCGTCGCTATCGGCGTCGCGCTCAATCTCAAAGAGAATCGCGTTAATGACATCGTTTATTTGCATATACGCTACCGTTTATGCTATAAACGATAGCGTAAACAAGCTTAGGCTTTTCGGCGGAAGATGAACTGAGGCCGAATCACGCCAGCGACGGAGGCGACATGATCCACAAAGCCGCTAGCCCCCGATCGAAGTCGATCAGGATAGACAAACCGGCGCCCGTCCCGACTTCGCCTTTATTGGAGGAGCAGCGCCCCGCATTCCCGATGCTAGTGAGATCACGCGAGGGCCGGGTATTAAGCGAAGCTCGCTATCGGAACGGCGAGAGTTTCGCCCTCGCGATTGAGGAATTGCGTTTCCCCGATACTGGCGACCTTCTCTACCAGACCGGCATCGTGACCCAGATGGCGTTAAGCTCGCATCTGCTGGATGTTGGCTTTGATGATCGATGGTGCGCCCGGAACATCGGCCTGCACATCAGCACGGCACTGGCATATGCCAATGCGACCGGCCTCAATTATCAATCCCCGGAACTAGAGCGGCTGGCCACGGTGCTGTCACCCTATAACGTCTGGCGAAATCCGGACATCCACGGTTCGCGGCCCCCGGTCCCCGCATCGCTGCCGGACATTCCACTCTTACTCAGAGAACTGCTGGACCATGTGCGTGGCATAACCGGACACTCTCGCCCTAGGCGGAGGAAGGCTCTTGGCTGAGGACAACATGGCCGCCCGCTTCGCGCGCACGATCCGAGGCCTGTTGGTCCCGCCCCCGGTGGTTCCAAGACTTGACGAACATGTCGATCCGGAGATTGCGCGGGTCGAGTGGGCGATAGCCCGCTTGCCGAAGCTCACTCGCGAAGTGTTCCTGATGCACCGCTTTGAAAATCTTGGATACGACCGTATCGCGCATCGGCTCGGCATCAGCGAAAAGGCTGTTGAGCGGGAGATCGTCAGGGTGTTGCGCGCCGTTCGCAAGGCAAGGGAAGATCATGCCCGCGAGCTTTACAAATAGCTGTCTGGCATCGTCGCCTATGGCTGTGATTTGCGGCGCAAGGCTAAGCCAATGCAGATTGCCGGGACGGCGCCAGCATACGATTTTGCCCTGCTTTGGGGGTAGCGCGAACTGCACGCGCGATCGCTTAGGCGTCGAACCTGCCCACATTTCCGGTCTGGTCGAATGTTGTTGATTGCGAACGCCAGCGCATGAACGGGGTCAATCCCGCTTTCCCGGTATGTCCAAAAATAGGCGCACGGAGCATGCCTTTCATCATGAACCGAAGCCGGTACATCGCGCGCGCCCTTGACCCTGTTGATCGAGCTATTTGCCTTGCGCTAAGCCAAAATGCGCGTCTCACGATACGCGAGATTGCTCGAATAATCGGATTATCCTCGCCAAGCGCAACGGAACGAATGCGTCGATTGGAAGATTCGGGGGTAATTGCCGGTTACACGATCACAGTCGATAACCAGCTGGTCGGACAGCCTGTTGGTGCCCATTTTCGTCTTCGCCCTATTGCTGGTGAGATACCACGCATCGTCGCAATGCTCGCTGAATCACCTGAAATGGTGGAAGCTGACCGCGTGACAGGCGATAATTGCTTAGTCGCCAAGGCTTATGTTACAGATTTGAGCGAGCTTGAACGGTTGATTGATCGATTTCTTCCCTATGCGGCGACGACAGCAGACGTGATTCAATCCACTCCAATCAAACGCCGTTTACTGAGGTTTTAACCTCACCGGCAGCATCAATGTTCTACCAATGGGGTCACTTACTGCAAATGAAGTGCGCTTGAACGACGGCGCGCCGATGGCCGGGTAGCCGATGCAATGTCCAGGTCGCTTCGCGACTAAAGGCACCGGCGCATGTTCTCGCACATGTTCTCTTTGCCCGGCTTCGCCCGTCGTGTCGGAGAAGATCAAGGAAGCATCTTTATGCAGACCCTGGTCCTTCACAGTCATGAGAATAAAGGTCCCGCTAGGGCAGGATATCTGAGAAACTAAGCGTGCCGTCGAACAGGGCACGAACGAGCAGCATTGTGCGTTTCGGTACCTCGTATCGCTCTCGCGCATTTGTGAGATGACGATCGACGGTATCCTCCGTAATCCCCAGTATTCGACCGGTCTCCCAGTCGCTCTTGCCGCGACCGACCCAAAGCAAGCAATCTCGTTGGCGGTCCGTTAGTCGTGGCGGGCTTTTCTCAAACGCCCGGATTCCCGAGCAACTACGCGCGCGCTCAAACGCGAAGATGCCGACGAGTTGCGCCAACGGCAGCGTCGCCTCATCGACGGGGATGTCCGCGACGCTTGCGAAGGAACATGATCCGCTTGGCTCTCCAGGAACATTTGCCGGCACGGTAAAGCCATCGCCGACTCCGTATTCACGGCTGAGTGCGAGGACCCGCCGGTCCTCCGAATTTAGTGGGATCATCGTCTCCATTTCAGACCACAAAAACCCAGCGCATGACATATGGCTTGCCCGGTGAACGGGGTCGGATGTGCCGAGAGCGTTGCGGTCATGGTAGGCGACCCATTGTGACGGATAGTTGTGGATCCGGACGACGTTGGCGGCGCCTCGTGTCACCTCCACATGGTGTGTGAGAGCGAAGTATTTGAATCCCATCTGCGTGCAGATATTTCCAAGTGCTGCTGCCAACTGCCCGGCCTCAGGCGCAGACTTGATCTCGCGCAGCATCTCTTGGGTCGTCATCTTGATCGTCATCAGCTAGCCTTCGGATCGCTGACGGACCTATCTCGCGGTCCCGTTGTCGTTGATCGTCCTTCACTGATTTAATGCTTTGCGATGCTTCTCATGGCGTCGGTCGGCAATAGTTGCGGGGAAAAACTGAATAACTTTATGAATCTCCTACATTCAACTAACTGATTATAGCTCAGATTCTGCTTCAAATCTACCTTTGTTGAAAAGCCCCTGCTCCGTAGAAAGCTGAAAGGTACATACCCCTTTTCCGGGATTTTCAATGAGTGCGCATTTCCAGATCAATGCGCATATGGCTTCCTACCGTCATATTTGGATTTCAGATTTCGGACACCCGGCGTCAACCTTCATTGTCGCGCGCTCGACCGATCACAAAGCCGAAATCTACGCACCGTCCCGCACCTCATTTGTAGGTATTCAGCGGTGACCATGTCAGGGGCCATGATTGCCGCCTTAGCATCGCAATGTGCGCCCAATGTCGCGCCGCAGACCGTCGCTGCAATCGTGCAAACCGAAAGCCACGGACGGCCCTTCGCGCTAAACGTCAATGGCGGGAAACAACCTCCGCCGCAGCCCGACGCCGCCAGCGCCGCTGCGACTGCACAGCGCTACATCGCTGCCGGCTATTCGGTCGATCTTGGTCTCGGCCAAATCAACTCACGCAACATGCGCTGGCTTGGCCTGACCTGGGATAAAGTGTTTGACCCCTGCAAAAATATCGAGGCGCTCGGCAGAGTACTCACCCAAAATTATAATAGGGCAATTGTCCGACACGACCCACAATCCGCGCTTCGCATTGCACTCTCGCTTTACAATACCGGAAGCTCCTCGCGGGGATTCCGCAACGGTTATGTCGCAAAGGTTGTCAGAAATGCGGGCTTTGTCGACCTAGTAGCGATGGAAGCGCCGACGGCCGCGACGATGCCTCTCGACCCGCGCGTCCGACTCATCTCGGAGAATTTTGGTTCTAAGTTGCTGCCTATCGCGCGCAGCAGCGCGCCACCTGCGTGGAACCTATTCGAGCGCGCCGCTCATGACCGGCAAAGGTCCAACCCATCTGAAACGATAGAAAGCAGGAGCGTATGGCGGGATTAAAATACTGTGTGCGAAGAACCGCAGGTGTTCGGTCCCGACTGGCGCTTTGGTTCGAGGGTATACCGCAGTCGCGGCAGAACGTGCTGCTTTGGAGCGTCGCACTCGCGCTGGTGTTAGGGGTTTCCGCGCTCAACCCTGACCCCGCCTCCGCACAGAATCTGGAGAGCTTCGCCACCAAAGTTCGCGGCCTGCTGTCATCGACGCTGCTGCGGACGCTTGCGGTCATCGCGGTGATCGTCACCGGCCTGCTCTGGTTCACGGGTCGAGCCTCCACAACGATCCTCGTGACCGTTATCATCGGCATCGCCATTGTCTTTTCGGCTGATTCCATTGTCGGCATCATTGCGGGCTGACGCGCGTGAACGCCGACACCGAAATCATGACCAAGGACCCGCTGTTCCTCGCCGTGACCCGCCCTGCACTCTGGGCTGGAATCCCGATTGAGGCGGCGGTGCTGCTGCTCATTTGCAGCGCGTCGGTCCTGATCGGAACCAACAGTCCGGTTTACGCCGCATTGGTCGCCATATTCGGCTATTCGATTTCGCGGCTGGTTGTGCGCCACGACGTCAATGCGTTCCGGCTTCTGTTCCTCTGGGGCCGGACCAAAGCGGGCAACCGCAACCGGGCGTTCTGGGGCGGAAGCAGCTACTCGCCGCTCACGCTGACGGGCATGCGCCGCAAGGGTTTTGGCCGTTATGCCTAAGCGGCTTGCATCCGATGCCATGCGACCCAACGCCGTGCCGCTCAAAGTCGCGCAGCGCGAGACGACGCCCGGGAAGTTCCTGCCCTATTCGCGTCATGTGAATGAAGAGATGGTGGCGCTCGATTCCGGCGACATCATGCTGACCTTCGAGCTGCAAGGCCGTGCGTTCGAGACGGCCGACGTGCGCGACCTGAACGATTGGCACACCAAGCTGAACGGGATGCTCCGCAACCTCCATGATGAAAGGCTGTCGATCTGGACGCATCTGATCAGGATGCGGGTCGATCAATATCCTGGTGGGGCGTTCAAATCGGGCTTCGCTGCCGATCTCAACCGTGCCTATTTTGGGCGGATCAACCAGGAACGGATGTTCGTCAACCGCTTCTTTGCGACGCTTGTGATCCGTCCAGCCGCCACCGGCGGCGACAAACTCATCCAGCTTCTCAAGCGCAAGGTCTCGGGCAATGCCAAGCGCAGCGCGGCGCTGGGGCTGGAGATCGACGAGTCCCTGATCGAGCTTCTCGACGACAAGGCCCGTGATTTTGAAAAGCTCATGGTGCGCTGCGAACCGCGCCGCTGCGCGATCTATG carries:
- a CDS encoding NERD domain-containing protein, whose product is MVLEMFDQTLDPEWEIYVQPHLNGLRPDFVLLHPRVGIAVFEVKDWNLDAMDYFVRKGTKRPELWARRDGKEFSRQSENPFPKVEYYREAIYNLYCPRLPKDKGFGAITAGVIFPFASINRLRSLFSPFLQHGELEAAAKYTPLSGVEEVANGLISQVFPESARKSSMLMRPELADDLRGWLMEPDFSATQRRPLEMNASQQQFAGSRTESGFRRIKGPAGSGKSLVLAARAARLADEGKTVLVATFNITLWHYLRDLVVRELKSGSSYRNIVFVNFHSWCRDVCETVGWSEPYDELWKSGDPVSVMETALPELVGQSAAESAAPSYDAILVDEGQDYRPLWWSTLRTFLKPGGEMLMAADATQDIYGTAGAWTDDVMAGAGFRGAWANLDVSYRLPVSAVPLIRDFAERFLPDTEINLPLPQQASFELAPCRLRWVQCATENSVTACVEELLRMMHFTGEGSFANADITFLASDTASGSEVVDELESHGIRSVSTFAQDTQERRRQKVGFYMGDARIKATTLHSFKGWESPLLVIQAGASIDAGSRALIYTGLTRLKNTIAGSRLTIVSSSPDFLDFGRTWPNFHDVSAEGKTGFGVSGR
- a CDS encoding sigma factor-like helix-turn-helix DNA-binding protein, with the translated sequence MAEDNMAARFARTIRGLLVPPPVVPRLDEHVDPEIARVEWAIARLPKLTREVFLMHRFENLGYDRIAHRLGISEKAVEREIVRVLRAVRKAREDHARELYK
- a CDS encoding Lrp/AsnC family transcriptional regulator; the protein is MPFIMNRSRYIARALDPVDRAICLALSQNARLTIREIARIIGLSSPSATERMRRLEDSGVIAGYTITVDNQLVGQPVGAHFRLRPIAGEIPRIVAMLAESPEMVEADRVTGDNCLVAKAYVTDLSELERLIDRFLPYAATTADVIQSTPIKRRLLRF
- a CDS encoding LuxR family transcriptional regulator — protein: MTIKMTTQEMLREIKSAPEAGQLAAALGNICTQMGFKYFALTHHVEVTRGAANVVRIHNYPSQWVAYHDRNALGTSDPVHRASHMSCAGFLWSEMETMIPLNSEDRRVLALSREYGVGDGFTVPANVPGEPSGSCSFASVADIPVDEATLPLAQLVGIFAFERARSCSGIRAFEKSPPRLTDRQRDCLLWVGRGKSDWETGRILGITEDTVDRHLTNARERYEVPKRTMLLVRALFDGTLSFSDILP
- a CDS encoding lytic transglycosylase domain-containing protein codes for the protein MIAALASQCAPNVAPQTVAAIVQTESHGRPFALNVNGGKQPPPQPDAASAAATAQRYIAAGYSVDLGLGQINSRNMRWLGLTWDKVFDPCKNIEALGRVLTQNYNRAIVRHDPQSALRIALSLYNTGSSSRGFRNGYVAKVVRNAGFVDLVAMEAPTAATMPLDPRVRLISENFGSKLLPIARSSAPPAWNLFERAAHDRQRSNPSETIESRSVWRD
- a CDS encoding TrbC/VirB2 family protein; this translates as MAGLKYCVRRTAGVRSRLALWFEGIPQSRQNVLLWSVALALVLGVSALNPDPASAQNLESFATKVRGLLSSTLLRTLAVIAVIVTGLLWFTGRASTTILVTVIIGIAIVFSADSIVGIIAG
- a CDS encoding VirB3 family type IV secretion system protein, with amino-acid sequence MTKDPLFLAVTRPALWAGIPIEAAVLLLICSASVLIGTNSPVYAALVAIFGYSISRLVVRHDVNAFRLLFLWGRTKAGNRNRAFWGGSSYSPLTLTGMRRKGFGRYA